Part of the Nocardia higoensis genome, CTCGGCGAAGAACTCGGTGGCGGGCAGCCAGACCCCGGAGCGGCCCTCGACGCGGCCGACGGTCAGACCGAGGTCGGTGCACACGCTGATCAGGGCTTCCTCGAGGCGGCGCACATAGTCGACGACGTCGACGGGCTCGGCCAGGCGCACGATCGGGTAGCCGACGAGCTGACCGGGGCCGTGCCAGGTGATCTTGCCGCCGCGGTCCACCTGCACCACGGGGCTGCCGTCGATGGGCAGGTCGGCATCCTCGGTGCGGCGGCCCGCGGTGAACACCGACGGGTGCTCGAGCAGGAGCAGACGATCGGAACCGGCGTTCTCGGCGCGTTCGGCGGCGATGGTGCGCTGTAGTTCCCAAGCGGCGTGATAGTCGATGAGACCGAGGTCCTCGACGACGACGGGTGCGGTGTCGAAGCGAGCGGACCGAGCGGTGCGCGTGTCGTTCACGATCACGACGTTACGCCCGGACGTGGAGGTGATCACAGCGACCCGCTGTGGTCGCCGCCACAGTGTTGCCGACCTGCGACAACGCCTCCAGCGGC contains:
- the lipB gene encoding lipoyl(octanoyl) transferase LipB, encoding MNDTRTARSARFDTAPVVVEDLGLIDYHAAWELQRTIAAERAENAGSDRLLLLEHPSVFTAGRRTEDADLPIDGSPVVQVDRGGKITWHGPGQLVGYPIVRLAEPVDVVDYVRRLEEALISVCTDLGLTVGRVEGRSGVWLPATEFFAERKVAAIGIRVQRGVALHGISLNCNSALDGFQAIVPCGIPDAGVTTLTRELDREVTVAEVKPMVATAIVQALNGDLPVSEHDIPRTPASQPDPARA